In the genome of Ammospiza nelsoni isolate bAmmNel1 chromosome 28, bAmmNel1.pri, whole genome shotgun sequence, the window tatctatctacatCTATATAAaaatctatatatctatatctatatctatatccatatctatatatctatatctatatctatatctatatctatatctatatctatatctatctatatctctATATCTCTATATCTCTGTCTCTATATCTCTGTATATCTCTATATCACTCTATCTCTCTCTATCTCTATCTAcctatatatctgtatataaatatataaatatatcaagatatctctatctatctatatctatctatctatctatctatctatctatctatctatctatacatatatctatatctatgtctatatttatatctatagctatatctatatatctatatctatatctatatctatatctatatctatatctatatctatatatctatctaaatctgtatctatatctatctatatctctATATCTCTGTATATCTCTATATCactctatctctatctctatctacctatatatctgtatataaatatataaatatatcaagatatctctatctatctatctatctatctatctatctatctatctatctatccatatatctatatctatatctatatctatatctatatctatatctatatctatatctatctatcatctatctatactttattaaattttttctatattttaaatgttctaTAAATTTTTCTAACCCATTTCCCACACACTGGGACTGCTAGCCCCCAACACTCATCTCCTCACCTCCAGACATGACAACAGAACAAtttagagctaagcagtagccaAAAGGtttgtcagcagaaaagttGTGTGAGGTGTAGGAAGTaaagacaaatagaacaatggtccTTAATTTGGAgataatttgggaaaaattttgggagaaaattgAGGACAAAAAATAtagtactactactactactactactactactactactactactactaataataataataataataatacatgctattattaatatatatagaATAGACATTTAAATCAATAATAAactataaataaatgaataataataaattatattttcccaACTTATCTCCaaagtaaggacaaataaaaccaaagggattaacgcttgtctagaataactccctaagctacagaaaagtatatctagtgagatattaggaagttttaaGCTTAgtaatggagctctgtgtgttgtgttttaaggcttcCAAGCAGgtgttgtattttaaataagcaagcattgttttaaccaaaggtacatGTGattatagtggttggatagaactactgtcaatgtgcttttgctttgtgagattggtcaaaaaatttttaaagtgagttgtgacattaagttcttggtctgctgctggggatgtgagctgctggcagcttccCCTTGTCATCACCAtggaatgaggctgatgctggaaagTAAACAGCTCAagatgcattccacagcagtccCATCCCATTTTTGATTTTGTACACTACAAAAATTTTTGTACATTTTGTACATGTTGTGGCATTGCACATTGTTGTGCTTGTTTTTGCTGAAGGGCTTTAGTAATTTTCTTAAGGGCTTTTTGGCCTTTAGGTGTGAGGGTTCTGGGAGATTTGATGTTGCAGCTTCTTTTTAATAAGTTGAAAAGTGGTGTAAGTTTATCATTAGTGATCTCTAAAATTGGCCTGATCTAATTGAATTCTTTTAAATCTTGTAAGTTGTTGACATTGCTtttgaattttatattttgtgacttaattgtttgttttgtgatttttaattttaagtatttctgtGGTGAGATTTTTTTGGACTTTTGATGTAGAGACTTCTAATCTTGTGTTTTGAAGTTCTGTAATTATGCTGTCACAagtcttttgtatttttttgtttgttggtgcTGTAATGAGTAGATTATCTATGTAATGTGTGATTATTATTTGTGGGTGTCTCTTTTGAGCTGATGGATTTTTCCCTGTCAGATTATGAGACAAACCTTATGAGATAAGGTTTTTGTTACCAACTATTGGCAAATTGTTGGTGAGTTTTTAAGTCTTTGAAGAAGAATTTGCCATATTAGAAGAATGGGAGAATTGGAACATTAGGAACGTTaggaaaaatgaggaatatTGTTGGGTGTTCCAGGGATCTGCCATTTCCTCATCATGCCTCTGGACATATCAGAGAAGCTGAAGGTGAAGCTTACCTGGTGGCTGATAGGTGAggatgggacagggaggggactgAGGGCATGGGGACCATCAGAAGCCCCATCTGAGAACCATCAGAacccccagagcagggggtTCTCTGTGGGGACCGTGggctcagctctctgctctgcacaggggtgactgccctgggctgggccacGTCCCCCCATTTCCGCTGTGCCAACATGCTCATGGTGCCCAAGTTCCTGGGCAAGGAGGGTCGGCTCTACGTTCTCTCCTTTGTCTTCGCTGCCATCTACAACGGTAGGGTCCCCCCCatatccctgtgtcccccagtgggctcctgggagctgctgggctctgagccacccctgctgccaccaggacCTGGGGCCAACCTCTGGTATAACCTAATGGAGACGAAGCGCTCGATGGAGTGCGTGGTGGAGCTACAGGTCAACCACACGGGACTCCTGTGGCACGCATCTACAGCCCCCATGCGCCAAGTCATGGAGGAGCTGGTGGTGaggagggctctgggcaggggtgctgggggggctgggggagcaggacCAAGCCTctgcctgtgtctgtgtgtgtgtgtgtgtgtgccctggtAGAAGAGTGCGGACACACTCAACGCCGAGACACACAACATCTCCGAAGCCTTCATGGAGCTGAACGAGCAGGTGGTCAGTGATGATGGCTATGACCTGAAGCAACGCCCAGAGACGGGCAAAGAGTCCAGCACCCAGGAGCTCTACGAGACAAAGACCAAACTTCGCTGTGAAAGTGAGCAGGGTGGAAAGCGAGGCGGCTGCCCCAGatcccactgctgtccccactgGGTTGGAGGCTGGGGCAGTGGGCTGCACAGGCAGCTgagggctcctcctgctctccagctgtgATCCAGACGGGCCTGCTGCGCTGCACAACCCACTTCCAGAAAATGTACAAGAAATGCATGAAACGAGTGAAGTTGCCCCTCTTCAACCACCTCGTCTGCCTGCCCATGCAGTTTGGGTTCCTCTGCCACATGGTCAAATGTAGGTGACCCCGACCCCACACTCCCTTGAAGGGGCAGATCCAGTTCTGCCCCCTGGCACggcagccacagccaccactgtccctgtgccacctgtgcAGTCATGAGCCACTGGTGTAAGGAGAAGATCCCCGTGGATGGCAACTTCGGGCACATGTACGACCAGGTGAACGGCTCCGTCAACAGCCTCAGCCAGGAGTTCAGCGCCAGCATTGCCTACAAGGTGGGTGCCTGGGCACCCTGTGGGTGCCCATCCCCTGTGCccatggccctgccctgccccctgACCCCTCTGCCACAGGAGGAGCACCAGGAGATGCTGGTGGGCACCGAGGTAGCGGCGCAGATGCGGGAGGACCTGACCTCGCAGCTGCGGCAGGAAGGCGCCCGCCTGGGCCTGGCTGTCTCCTTCTTCCGCCTGCTGCTGTCCTTCACCTTCCTCTTCGTCTTCATCTCGTGAGCCTTGGGATGGAAaggggcacaggggctgagGGTGACACCCCTGGGATGGTCACACCTGGTACAGGGGCTGAGGGTGACACCTCTGGGATTGTCACACCTGGtacaggggctgggggtgacacCCCTATGCCAGCTGTGGGGTGCAGAGAGGTGGGGGCCTTCTTTGGAAGCAGGTCTAGGAGGGGACATGAAGACAAGGGAGGGGTCCTGGGGGCTTCACCCAGTGCCTCCTTCACCCCAAACCTATCCTCTCTCTCCAGGGCTTTCAACTACACCAATCAGTACTGTCGCAAAATCGGCTTTGACAACTGCTACATCACCACCTATTTCCGTCAAATCGACACCCGGCGCAGAGAGCAGGTTGGGCAGGGGGAAAGgggtgcagggcagccctgtcACCGCCAGTGGGGTGTCCCAGAGGCTGCACTGAGACATCCCCTGCCCCTCATCCAGAACAAACAGACGTTGCTGCCCCTGCTCAAGGAGGAGGTCCCGTCTTTCGTCTTCCCGTGCAAACTGGCCGTGCAGCGGCCTGAGCGGCGGCAcatggtgaggggctgggggtaaTCAGGGGGttcagagctggggacagcaggctgtgacagctcccctgctccctgcaggtgaTGGAGCTGCTCAGGTGCATCCCactcctgctcttcctcctctttgtcTGTGGCCTGGACCACTTCATCTTCACCATTCTCAGAGTCATCCAGAATCATTCCTTCATCGAGTATTCCTACCAAGGTGAGCTCACAACCCTGGAAGGCCAGCTCGTGGTCCCACCATGCCCCTCAGCAATGCAGGGACCccctcagccctcccagcccctcctcagcCTCCCTATCCCCCCGTCCCACAGCCAGCCACCACTTGTCCGTGAATGTGATGGGCACATCCctgatggcagagctgctgcgGGGCACCATCGGGGCCCTCAACACCTCCTTTGAGTCTGAAATGGAGACCTCCAACCTGGGTAAGCCCCTACCAGGGATGGAAAACTCccccccagccagccccacaaCTGttcaggggctgccctgggggggGCTCACAGCAGTGCCCTGTCCCCAGTCTGCCTGCCACGGCCCACGGAGATGACAAGGCAGCAGTacctgaacacctgcctgcccctgggcctgctggccctgctctgcgTGGCCCAGGTGTACCCGTTCCGCCTGCGCCGCGCCATCGCCGCCTTCTACTTCCCCAAGGTGAGCAGCATAAGGGCTGGGCACAAtctggggctggctctgggggGGGGGTTTTGCTGACCCTCACGGTCCTTACTGGTGGACCAGCAGCACATTTGGGTGACAAAATATTGGTATTATCAATATAGCCAGACGGGACGCGCCTTTGCTTGTCTGGCCTCTGTATCTGAACCAAAAAGTggcaactgtggtgtttcaccctaGAGACACTTTTGGCCAGCTAgatgttgcagctgggcactaGAGACAATTCcgggcctgcaggagctctggtggtaGTGGGATGGAGCTTTCTCCTGTGGAGGGTCTGCTCCTTGGGTTTATCTCTGGCAGAGAAACTTTAAGacgatggtgaaggaaaggagttggttctgatggagggtttggatccagagctttcttctggcccacaggcctctgaatgcagcaccagctccaacagaactccctgagcccgtggttgctgctcctttgaaccctggggagagggacagggaaggggtagggagccaccaaccaggtataggaggggagggacaaagggacaaaggacacctggatggcccaatgcccCCCGGGGGTTAAAGGGCATCCTTTGAATCTGCCAATCACTCGATGCccttctggaattccaggattggcagacagtgctgggaggggtcaggatggggaaaggagaggtgattGACACACCTGAGAGGAATCTTCATGGGAGGGACCCAGGGTTCTGAGGTAAACCATGAAATCACACCACAACACCACCTCCCCAAGGTGAGCATCCcgagggctgggcacagcctgggggtggctctggggtggGTTTTGCTGACCCTCAGGgtctctgctggcacagagggagAAGGCTCGAGTGCTGTTCCTGTACAACAAACTCCTGCGCCAGAGGAAGCATTTCCTGCACCTGCAGCGCGGCCGCGTAGCCCGGCAAGCCCGGCTGCCTCCCGAGCTGGTGagtgggggacagggacacggggctgCCAGGTGGGGTTGCCACTGTCCCTTGAGCCCACACAGACCTGTCCTCGCTGCAGGGGACGGTGCTGCTGCGGTGGTGCCGCCGGCGCTGGCCCTGGCTGCGCCGCTGCCTGCGCCAGAAATGCACCTTGTGT includes:
- the DCST1 gene encoding E3 ubiquitin-protein ligase DCST1, with the protein product MPLDISEKLKVKLTWWLIGVTALGWATSPHFRCANMLMVPKFLGKEGRLYVLSFVFAAIYNGPGANLWYNLMETKRSMECVVELQVNHTGLLWHASTAPMRQVMEELVKSADTLNAETHNISEAFMELNEQVVSDDGYDLKQRPETGKESSTQELYETKTKLRCETVIQTGLLRCTTHFQKMYKKCMKRVKLPLFNHLVCLPMQFGFLCHMVKFMSHWCKEKIPVDGNFGHMYDQVNGSVNSLSQEFSASIAYKEEHQEMLVGTEVAAQMREDLTSQLRQEGARLGLAVSFFRLLLSFTFLFVFISAFNYTNQYCRKIGFDNCYITTYFRQIDTRRREQNKQTLLPLLKEEVPSFVFPCKLAVQRPERRHMVMELLRCIPLLLFLLFVCGLDHFIFTILRVIQNHSFIEYSYQASHHLSVNVMGTSLMAELLRGTIGALNTSFESEMETSNLVCLPRPTEMTRQQYLNTCLPLGLLALLCVAQVYPFRLRRAIAAFYFPKREKARVLFLYNKLLRQRKHFLHLQRGRVARQARLPPELGTVLLRWCRRRWPWLRRCLRQKCTLCGTPETPQHPALPQPDCFALYCESCWRVMGVTCIACGPPDPDLVQESSEDEEEQGYAG